DNA from Nitrospirota bacterium:
AAAACCATATATCAGAATGGAAATCTCAAAGGCACAGAGCGATATTATGAAATCCATTAAAAAAATCTTTGACCCTACGAATATCCTCAATCCTGGGAAAATATTTCCTGATTAAGCCGACAAGCATCCAGACAACAGAAGTTTTATCTCATTGTAAGTGGAAGTTATTGACAAAAAAGTATTTCATATATATACTGAGTGAGTGCTCACTCAGTATTAGATTTAAGCATAAGTTTTGTAAAGGTTAAAAGTTATCTGTGAAATTATCCATTAAGTCAATTAATAAAATTATAGACAAAAGGTCTGTAATTCTTGATGCAGCATTGATGACATTCGTAAAACGTGGTTATGCTGATACAAAAGTTGCTGAGATAGCTTCAGAGGCTGGTGTTGCTGAAGGAACACTTTATAATTATTTTAAAAGCAAAGAAGAATTGCTTCTTGCACTTTTTGATGAGAAATGGAATTCAATAATCAAAGAAATACGTGAAAAGATTAACCAGCTCGACGACCCAAATGATAAGCTTAAAACAGTCTTTGCAATTGTAGTCAGGATGTTCAAGAAAAACAGACAACTTGCCGAACTATTTATGATTGATATTAAACAGAGTAGTATCTTTCTTAAAAATTACACAATTAATCGTATTGTAGAATTTCTTGAGCTGATCGAGGAGATTCTAAAAGAAGGGAAACAGAAGGGCATTTATCGAAAAGACCTTGATACCAGAGTGACAAAGATGGTGATTTTTGGTGCTGCACAGGGAATACTTCTCAGTTTGGTGCTTAGCGAGTCAAATGCTGTTAGGAATAACACTTTTAAGTTTTCGCTCTTCAGGGCGGCAAAAACACTTAAAGAAATTTTCAAATCAGGGCTTGTGAACGAGAAAATATGATTTTTAATGACCTCAGGGGGTTTATTAATTTTCTTGAACAGAAAAAGGAACTTGTTCGTATCAAGGCAGAGGTAGATTCAAATCTTGAAGTAACAGAGATTACAGACCGAATTTCAAAACAATCAGGGGCTGCTCTGCTTTTCGAAAACATAAGAGGTTTCCGGTACCCCATCGCGATTAACCTTTTCGGATCATATCAGCGTATAGCATGGGCTCTTGGGTTCAATGAATTTTCAGAGATTGTTAGGAAATTTTCTTCTTTGATCAAAACGGACATTGATCTCAACCTTCGACAAAAGATTGAAGCCCTTTATGATCTTTACAAACTCAGCACATCAAAACCAAAAGAGGTTAAAAAGGCCCCTTGCCAGGAAATTATAATAGAAAAGGAATTTTCACTAAATGAGTATCCGATTCTAAAGTGTTGGCCTGATGATGCTGGAAGGTTTATTACCTTGCCCCTTGTTATTACTAAAGACCCGGAAAGTGGTAAACAGAATATGGGTATGTATAGAATGCAGGTCTTTGATGAAAAATCAACTGGTATGCACTGGCATACTCACCATGATGGAGC
Protein-coding regions in this window:
- a CDS encoding TetR/AcrR family transcriptional regulator, giving the protein MKLSIKSINKIIDKRSVILDAALMTFVKRGYADTKVAEIASEAGVAEGTLYNYFKSKEELLLALFDEKWNSIIKEIREKINQLDDPNDKLKTVFAIVVRMFKKNRQLAELFMIDIKQSSIFLKNYTINRIVEFLELIEEILKEGKQKGIYRKDLDTRVTKMVIFGAAQGILLSLVLSESNAVRNNTFKFSLFRAAKTLKEIFKSGLVNEKI